From the Thermodesulfobacteriota bacterium genome, the window TCCCACAGACCTCCATCTTCGCCACGTGCGCCGATAAATCTTCGGACACGATCCTCAAGGTAATACGGGCGGGGGCATCGGAGTACATATTAAGACCGATCTCCGAGCCGGACCTGGACGCGGCGCTCCAGAAAGTCGGGCGGCTCTGGATAACGCAGCCGGGGGCGCAGGGCGAGAAGGGCCGCATATTCGCGCTGTTCAGCCCCAAGGGCGGGGTGGGCGTCACGACACTCGCCACCAACCTCGCCGCCGACATACACAAGGCCACCAAAAAACCCACGCTCCTGGTGGACCTGGACTTGGACGCGGGAGACGTGACCACGTTCCTCAACTTGAAGACCTCGTATACGATAAGCGACGCGACGCTTAATATAAACCGCCTGGACGAAAGCTTCCTTAACGGGGTCATCGCGCGGCACAAGACGGGCATACACGTCCTGTCCGAGCCGCTCATGGTGGAGGAGGCGACGTCCATCCCCGGCGGCGACATAAGGAAACTGCTCACGCTCTTGAAGGACATGTTCCCCTATATCGTCGTCGATACGTCGAACGTCCTGGACGAGAGGGTCATGACGGCCATCGAGATGTCGGACACGACGTTCCTGGTCTTTGTTATGAGCCTCCCGGGGCTGAAACACGTGCAGAGGTACATGACCTACTTCGACAAGACGGGGATGAGGCCCGACAGGATAAAACTCGTCGTCAACAGGTATATAAAGAGGGGAGACATCCGGATCGAAGACGCCGAGCGCGTCCTCGACCACAAGCTCTTCTGGTCGCTCCCCAACGATTACGACGCGGCGATCTCGGCCCTTAACAAAGGAACCCCCGTGAGCAGCTACAAG encodes:
- a CDS encoding AAA family ATPase, translated to MTQNLSIIVIDSDTDSASKIVGYIKNLGNHAVVDGVASTFEAGFELIHKKRPVVVILEVDGDVDRSIEKIKAVLERFPQTSIFATCADKSSDTILKVIRAGASEYILRPISEPDLDAALQKVGRLWITQPGAQGEKGRIFALFSPKGGVGVTTLATNLAADIHKATKKPTLLVDLDLDAGDVTTFLNLKTSYTISDATLNINRLDESFLNGVIARHKTGIHVLSEPLMVEEATSIPGGDIRKLLTLLKDMFPYIVVDTSNVLDERVMTAIEMSDTTFLVFVMSLPGLKHVQRYMTYFDKTGMRPDRIKLVVNRYIKRGDIRIEDAERVLDHKLFWSLPNDYDAAISALNKGTPVSSYKPRSPLSASIADMTKSILKLNK